Proteins encoded within one genomic window of Equus caballus isolate H_3958 breed thoroughbred chromosome 20, TB-T2T, whole genome shotgun sequence:
- the MDC1 gene encoding mediator of DNA damage checkpoint protein 1 isoform X12, with protein sequence MMMEDTQAINWEVEEEEETERPSESLGCSLAPVGRLRIFSSAHGPEKDFPLYLGKNVVGRMPDCSVALPFPSISKQHAVIEILAWGKAPILRDSGSLNGTQILRPPKVLSPGVSHRLRDQELILFADLLCQYHRLDAPLPFVSRGPLTVEETPKVQGGTHPRGLLLAEDSEEEVDPLSERHVVKEPRTTSSSLATVVPESDEEGPSPAPGGPGPPFAFNLDSDTDEEESQQPATGEAFSAAMTDATVETEPPKAITTEIQLEKDQCSVEERDNATKVKRDARNEVVPVGVILERTQPAEEDSDTDVDDESRPPGRPAEVHLESAQPSGFMDSDTDVEEEGIPTTPAVVPMKKRQVFHGDDAKSPGAPGLANLQESPAGSDTDVEEGEALLTVPLERSQASMVIDSNTDDEEEVSAALTLARLKESRTLTWHRDTDVEEDKAQPVVLLEQSQTSARRDSDTDVEEEGPPVEKRGTVPKDCTDKAHSEKSQPPLGDSDIEMEEDKSSPAVHLERSEASATVDVNTQVKEEVLPGPAVTPLEKHQVPVAWTNQTDVEADRGPAKLPMVCLEEAQPPPVGDCEITSLNASAVTDVRKSQFPTGGDAGTEWAVAVLEQERAPEAGAQGGSPVALVEQGLLPVSRENLTDLVVDTGTPGEPTQPRREGAQTPKEGKREPRMDGTKDSADARDDSEDLDLQATQCFVEKEGQSLEAVQSTEDEPTQAFLLSPPQEPGPSRCSFQAEGALDELWEVLATQPYCPRESEASETQPIAAHLEAHGSCPSPPRATPGEQHPESPVHAEPLGIQGRGMQTVEKDMGTPGETADRVNPERGPLERATKKPPPEGERKDVMGEEELTWGLRDSQQKQVLARDTQRQESDKKVTSASPESGMESLKVEIETAREIQEKEREKQTLAREIFEREAEKLVPGRVCEVGGLEVKVSKVIQERGPEAGEPERGTQDQEGQASSPTPEPRVGAGGLQALASAVVASGSQSGGGRGVPVSPRRQERDHLNCKMPPAEKASRGDQESPEACLPPAVTEASAPLQNPLMSQSQKHPTPQPLPSLELPIPRARQNGSQGAPEIPPSELEPLHPKPKVRPRGSSRMLPSPVSSIAPESHPTTPTDQPVSPEPTSRATRSRTYRSSEMTPAPVVPTAPELQSSTSKDQPVTAKLTSRATRGRTHRSSVKSPEPVVPTAPELQPSTSKDQPVTPEPTSRGRTHRSSVKAPEQVVPTAPELQPSTSKDQSVIPTPTSRATRGRTHRSSVKTPEPVVPTAPEFQPPTPTDQPVTLELISRATRGRTHRASVKTPEPVVPTAPELQPPTSKDQSGILTPTSRATRGRTHRFSVKSPEPIVPIAPELQPSTPTDQSVASEPTSGTTQGRTHRSSVKTPELVVPTGPEFQPSTSINQLVTPKPTSQPRTHRSSVKTPEPIVPTTSELQPSTPTDQPVTPKPTSRATRGRKHRSVNTSEPIVPTAPELQPSTPTDKPVTRKPTSRATRGRTHRSSVKTPEPIVPTAPELQPSTPTDKPVTCKPTSRATRGRKHRSSVKTPKPIVPTASQLQPSTPTDQSVTPESTTQDIRGRKHRSSVKTPQPMEPTAPGHEPPSHTDQPVTPEAIAPASQSRTLRTSIISAVPVPTTPEFRSPVPTDQPIPPETIPQANCSRRPRATRKQGSPTAPIVHEPCSAPPEPNSRNQRRRAVRAAESLTTIPEPAFAQLPEAPTHAPHIEKVEAAGTSGFTPEPQRKASQSHKRPLATLDLPPLQKRLQRGKVSQKTAFLQEEEDDPTERPGKKEVVVMPGPGKRKRDQAEEEGILSRSLRRTKPNQESTAPKVLFTGVVDVRGERAVLALGGSLASSVAEASHLVTDRIRRTVKFLCALGRGIPILSLDWLHQSRKAGCFLPPDEYVVTDPEQEENFGFSLRDALSRARERRLLEGYEIHVTPGVQPPPLQMGEIISCCGGTVLPSMPRSYKPQRVVITCSQDFPRCAIPSRVGLPILSPEFLLTGVLKQEAKPEAFVLSALEMSST encoded by the exons ATGATGGAGGACACCCAGGCTATTAACTGGGAGgttgaagaagaggaggagacagagagacccaGTGAATCCTTGGGGTGTAGCTTGGCGCCCGTAGGGCGACTGCGTATCTTCAGTAGTGCCCATGGACCAGAAAAAG ATTTCCCACTCTACCTCGGGAAGAATGTGGTAGGCCGAATGCCTGATTGCTCTGTGGCCCTGCCCTTTCCATCCATCTCCAAACAACATGCAGTGATTGAAATCCTGGCCTGGGGCAAGGCACCTATCCTCCGGGATTCTGGGAGCCTCAATGGGACTCAAATCCTGAGGCCTCCTAAGGTCCTGAGCCCTGGGGTGAGTCATCGTCTGAGAGACCAGGAGTTAATTCTCTTTGCTGACTTGCTCTGCCAGTACCATCGCCTGGATGCCCCCCTGCCCTTTGTCTCTCGGGGCCCTCTAACTGTAGAGGAGACACCCAAGGTACAGGGAGGAACTCATCCCCGGGGGCTCCTGTTGGCTGAGGACTCAGAGGAGGAAGTAG ATCCTCTTTCTGAAAGGCATGTGGTGAAAGAACCAAGGACCACATCTTCTTCTTTGGCAACAGTAGTTCCAGAGAG TGATGAAGAGGGGCCTTCCCCTGCCCCAGGTGGCCCTGGGCCACCTTTTGCCTTCAACTTGGACAGTGACACAGATGAGGAAGAAAGTCAGCAACCAGCAACAGGGGAGGCCTTCTCAGCTGCCATGACAGATGCCACTGTAGAGACAGAACCGCCTAAAGCCATCACAACTGAAATCCAGCTTGAAAAGGATCAGTGTTCAGTGGAGGAAAGGGACAATGCCACAAAAGTCAAGAGGGATGCAAGGAATGAAGTGGTTCCAGTTGGAGTGATTCTGGAGAGGACCCAACCTGCTGAGGAGGACAGTGACACAGATGTGGATGATGAGAGCAGGCCTCCAGGAAGGCCAGCCGAAGTCCATTTGGAAAGTGCCCAGCCTTCTGGCTTCATGGACAGTGATACTGATGTGGAAGAAGAGGGGATCCCCACGACCCCAGCTGTAGTTCCTATGAAGAAGAGGCAAGTCTTCCATGGAGATGATGCAAAGAGTCCTGGGGCACCTGGCTTGGCGAATCTGCAGGAGAGCCCAGCTGGTAGTGATACAGATGTGGAGGAGGGCGAGGCCCTACTAACGGTCCCTCTGGAGAGAAGCCAAGCCTCCATGGTGATCGATAGCAATACAGATGATGAGGAAGAAGTCTCAGCAGCACTCACTTTGGCACGTCTGAAAGAGAGCCGAACCCTTACCTGGCACAGAGATACAGATGTGGAAGAGGACAAGGCCCAACCTGTGGTCCTTCTGGAGCAAAGCCAAACCTCCGCCAGGAGAGACAGTGACAcagatgtggaggaggaggggccccCAGTGGAAAAGAGAGGCACTGTCCCCAAGGATTGCACAGACAAAGCACATTCAGAAAAGAGCCAGCCTCCTCTTGGGGACAGTGATATAGAGATGGAGGAAGATAAGAGCTCACCTGCAGTCCACCTGGAGAGAAGTGAAGCCTCTGCCACAGTGGACGTCAACACACAAGTGAAGGAGGAAGTCCTACCAGGGCCAGCTGTTACACCTCTGGAGAAGCATCAGGTGCCTGTGGCGTGGACAAATCAAACAGATGTGGAAGCAGACAGGGGCCCAGCAAAGCTGCCTATGGTGTGTCTAGAGGAAGCCCAGCCTCCTCCAGTTGGGGACTGTGAGATCACATCCTTAAATGCCTCAGCAGTGACAGATGTAAGAAAGAGCCAGTTTCCCACAGGAGGGGATGCTGGGACGGAATGGGCTGTGGCTGTTCTTGAGCAGGAGAGAGCTCCTGAGGCGGGGGCCCAGGGTGGGTCACCTGTGGCACTAGTGGAGCAGGGCCTTCTCCCTGTCTCAAGGGAAAACCTAACAGATCTGGTGGTGGACACAGGCACTCCAGGGGAACCCACCCAGCCACGGAGAGAGGGAGCCCAGACCcccaaagaagggaagagagaaccACGTATGGATGGGACCAAGGACTCTGCAGATGCCCGTGATG ATTCTGAAGATCTAGACCTACAGGCTACCCAGTGCTTTGTGGAGAAAGAGGGTCAGAGCCTGGAAG CAGTCCAGAGCACGGAGGATGAACCTACCCAGGCCTTCCTGTTAAGTCCACCCCAAGAGCCTGGCCCTTCCCGTTGCAGCTTCCAGGCCGAAG GTGCCCTGGATGAGCTGTGGGAGGTCTTGGCTACACAGCCATACTGTCCAAGAGAATCTGAGGCCTCTGAGACCCAGCCCATTGCCGCCCACCTTGAGGCCCATGGATCTTGCCCCTCACCACCTAGGGCAACACCAGGAGAACAACATCCAGAGAGCCCAGTTCATGCAGAGCCACTGGGGATTCAAGGAAGAGGGATGCAGACTGTGGAGAAAGACATGGGTACACCAGGAGAAACAGCAGACAGGGTGAACCCTGAGAGAGGACCATTGGAGAGGGCAACCAAGAAACCGCcaccagaaggagagagaaaagatgtgATGGGAGAGGAAGAATTAACTTGGGGGCTACGGGACAGTCAACAAAAACAGGTGTTAGCTAGAGACACTCAGAGACAAGAGTCTGACAAAAAGGTGACAAGTGCAAGTCCCGAAAGTGGTATGGAGAGTTTGAAGGTAGAAATTGAGACAGCCAGGGAAatacaagagaaagagagagaaaagcagactCTTGcaagagaaatatttgaaagagaagcagagaaattaGTACCAGGGAGAGTGTGTGAGGTAGGTGGGTTAGAGGTCAAGGTATCCAAAGTGATACAGGagagaggccctgaggcaggggagCCAGAGAGAGGGACCCAGGACCAGGAAGGGCAGGCCTCCAGTCCAACACCAGAGCctcgggtgggggctgggggccttCAGGCACTCGCTTCAGCTGTGGTAGCTTCTGGGAGCCAATCAGGTGGAGGAAGGGGCGTCCCAGTGAgtcccaggaggcaggagagag ACCACTTGAATTGCAAGATGCCACCTGCTGAGAAGGCTTCTAGG GGTGATCAGGAATCCCCAGAGGCGTGTCTGCCTCCTGCAGTGACTGAAGCCTCAGCCCCACTCCAAAACCCCCTCATGTCTCAGAGCCAAAAACATCCTACACCTCAGCCTCTGCCTTCCTTAGAGCTGCCCATTCCCAGGGCCAGGCAAAATGGGAGTCAGGGAGCCCCAGAGATTCCTCCCTCAGAGCTGGAGCCTCTGCATCCAAAACCCAAAGTCAGGCCCCGGGGGTCCTCCAGGATGTTACCCTCTCCAGTGTCTTCTATAGCCCCTGAGTCCCACCCTACCACCCCCACAGACCAGCCTGTCAGCCCTGAGCCCACATCTCGGGCCACTCGGAGCAGAACATACAGGTCTTCTGAAATGACCCCTGCACCAGTTGTCCCCACAGCACCTGAGCTGCAATCTTCCACCTCCAAAGACCAGCCTGTCACCGCTAAGCTCACATCTCGGGCCACTCGGGGAAGGACACATAGGTCCTCTGTCAAGTCCCCTGAACCAGTTGTCCCCACAGCCCCTGAGCTCCAGCCTTCCACCTCTAAAGACCAGCCTGTCACTCCTGAGCCCACATCTCGGGGCAGGACACATAGATCTTCTGTCAAGGCCCCTGAGCAAGTTGTCCCTACAGCTCCTGAGCTGCAACCTTCCACCTCCAAAGACCAGTCTGTCATCCCCACACCCACATCCCGGGCCACTCGGGGCAGGACACATAGGTCCTCTGTCAAGACCCCTGAACCAGTTGTCCCCACAGCCCCTGAGTTCCAGCCTCCTACCCCCACAGACCAACCTGTCACTCTTGAGCTCATATCTCGGGCCACTCGGGGCAGAACACACAGAGCCTCTGTGAAGACTCCTGAACCAGTTGTCCccacagctcctgagctgcagcctcCCACCTCCAAAGACCAGTCTGGCATCTTAACACCCACATCTCGGGCCACTCGGGGCAGAACACATAGGTTCTCTGTCAAGTCCCCTGAACCAATTGTCCCCATAGCCCCTGAGCTTCAGCCTTCTACCCCCACAGACCAATCTGTCGCTAGTGAGCCCACATCTGGCACCACTCAGGGCAGGACACATAGGTCTTCTGTCAAGACCCCTGAACTAGTTGTACCCACAGGTCCTGAGTTCCAGCCTTCCACTTCCATAAACCAACTTGTCACCCCCAAACCCACATCTCAGCCAAGGACACATAGGTCTTCTGTCAAGACCCCCGAACCAATTGTTCCCACAACCTCAGAGCTCCAGCCTTCCACCCCCACAGACCAACCTGTCACCCCCAAACCCACATCCCGGGCCACTCGGGGCAGAAAACATAGGTCTGTCAACACCTCTGAACCGATTGTCCCCACAGCCCCTGAGCTCCAGCCTTCCACCCCCACAGACAAACCTGTCACCCGCAAGCCCACATCTCGGGCCACTCGGGGCAGAACACATAGGTCTTCTGTCAAGACACCCGAACCAATTGTCCCCACAGCCCCTGAGCTCCAGCCTTCTACCCCCACAGACAAACCTGTCACCTGCAAACCCACATCTCGGGCCACTCGGGGCAGAAAACATAGGTCTTCTGTCAAGACCCCCAAACCAATTGTCCCCACAGCCTCACAGCTCCAGCCTTCCACCCCGACAGACCAATCTGTTACCCCTGAGTCCACAACTCAGGACATTCGGGGCAGAAAACATAGGTCCTCTGTCAAGACTCCCCAACCAATGGAACCCACAGCCCCTGGCCATGAACCTCCCAGCCATACAGACCAGCCTGTCACCCCTGAAGCCATAGCTCCGGCTAGTCAGAGCAGGACACTAAGGACTTCTATAATAAGTGCTGTGCCAGTTCCTACCACCCCTGAATTCCGGTCTCCTGTCCCCACAGACCAGCCTATTCCCCCTGAGACCATCCCTCAAGCCAATTGCAGCAGGAGGCCAAGGGCCACTAGGAAGCAGGGGTCCCCCACAGCTCCCATTGTCCATGAACCCTGCTCTGCACCCCCTGAACCTAACTCGAGGAACCAAAGACGAAGAGCAGTGAGAGCAGCTGAGTCCCTTACAACCATTCCTGAGCCTGCCTTTGCCCAGCTTCCTGAGGCGCCCACTCATGCTCCCCACATCGAAAAGGTAGAGGCAGCAGGTACATCTGGGTTCACCCCAGAGCCCCAGCGTAAGGCCTCTCAAAGCCACAAGAGGCCTTTAGCTACCCTGGATTTACCCCCACTTCAAAAACGGCTCCAAAGAGGGAAAGTCTCCCAGAAGACAGCGTTCctccaggaagaggaagatgatCCCACAGAGAGACCAGGGAAGAAAGAG GTTGTAGTGATGCCAGgaccaggcaagagaaagagagaccaagCAGAAGAAGAGGGAATACTGAGCCGCAGCCTCCGAAGAACCAAACCTAATCAAGAGTCCACAGCCCCcaaa GTGCTCTTCACAGGAGTGGTGGATGTTCGAGGAGAGCGGGCAGTACTGGCCCTGGGGGGAAGTCTGGCCAGCTCAGTGGCAGAGGCTTCCCACCTGGTGACTGATCGAATCCGCCGGACGGTCAAGTTCCTGTGTGCCCTGGGGCGGGGGATCCCCATCCTCTCCCTGGACTGGCTGCACCAG TCCCGCAAAGCTGGTTGCTTCTTGCCACCGGATGAATACGTGGTGACCGATCCTGAGCAGGAAGAGAACTTTGGCTTCAGCCTTCGGGATGCTCTGAGCCGAGCTCGGGAGCGAAGGCTGCTGGAG GGCTATGAGATTCATGTGACCCCTGGAGTCCAGCCACCTCCACTTCAGATGGGAGAGATCATCAGCTGCTGTGGAGGCACTGTCCTACCCAGCATGCCCCGGTCCTATAAG CCTCAGAGAGTTGTGATCACATGCTCCCAGGACTTCCCCCGATGCGCCATTCCATCTCGGGTCGGGCTGCCCATCCTCTCACCTGAGTTCCTGCTGACAGGAGTGCTGAAGCAGGAAGCCAAGCCAGAGGCCTTCGTCCTCTCCGCTTTGGAAATGTCATCCACCTGA